A stretch of Blattabacterium cuenoti DNA encodes these proteins:
- the lysS gene encoding lysine--tRNA ligase, whose product MLSEQQIIRIKKIDQLKSLGINPYPSEEYIVNDTIFNIKKIFTEKKTISIAGRLMRFRILGKASFGEIKDHTGCIQIYFSKDHLSSDKMGKEDTYNIFLKKLIDIGDIIGVKGFLFKTKMDEITVHVDKLTLLSKSIRPLPQVKIDKNKKIHDAFSNTEQRYRMRYVDLIVNDHVKDIFFKRTRIIQNIRNFLDEKGYLEVDTPVLQSIPGGAIARPFETYHNTLGIPLYLRIANELYLKRLIIGGFHGVYEFSRNFRNEGMDRIHNPEFTVLELYVAYKDYYWMMNFTEKLMKYIWNKFKKNNHISFKTPFPRISILDSIKKYTGFDLQEMEKEELRIVCKKLHIEENVKMSKSKLIDNIFEEKCEKNYINPTFIIDFPIEMSPLTKKHRCKKNLSERFELIINGQEIANAYSELNDPIDQMYRFREQIKSIKNGDKKDESMSIDKDFIRALEFGMPPTAGIGIGIDRLVMLLTQNNSIQEVLLFPQMRPEKVIKK is encoded by the coding sequence ATGTTATCAGAACAACAAATTATACGCATAAAAAAAATAGATCAACTAAAATCATTAGGTATAAACCCATATCCTTCAGAAGAATATATAGTTAATGATACAATATTTAATATAAAAAAAATTTTTACAGAAAAAAAAACCATTAGCATAGCTGGACGTTTAATGCGTTTTCGAATTTTAGGAAAAGCTTCTTTTGGAGAAATAAAAGACCATACAGGTTGTATACAAATCTACTTTTCGAAGGATCATTTATCTTCGGATAAAATGGGTAAGGAAGATACTTACAATATTTTTTTAAAAAAACTTATAGATATAGGAGATATTATTGGAGTGAAAGGTTTTTTATTTAAGACAAAAATGGATGAAATTACGGTACATGTTGATAAATTAACTTTATTATCCAAATCTATACGACCATTGCCACAAGTAAAAATAGATAAAAATAAAAAAATACATGATGCTTTTTCCAATACAGAACAACGTTATCGTATGCGTTATGTTGATCTTATCGTAAACGATCATGTAAAAGACATTTTTTTTAAACGTACGAGAATCATACAAAATATAAGAAATTTCTTGGATGAAAAAGGGTATTTAGAAGTAGACACCCCTGTTTTACAATCCATTCCTGGAGGAGCAATTGCTCGTCCTTTCGAAACCTATCATAATACACTTGGAATTCCATTATATTTACGTATAGCTAATGAACTTTATTTGAAAAGACTTATCATTGGTGGATTTCATGGAGTATATGAATTTTCCAGAAATTTCAGAAATGAAGGAATGGACCGTATTCATAATCCAGAATTTACTGTACTAGAGCTTTATGTAGCTTATAAAGATTATTACTGGATGATGAATTTTACAGAAAAACTGATGAAATACATATGGAATAAATTTAAAAAAAATAATCATATTAGTTTTAAAACTCCTTTTCCTCGTATTTCTATATTGGATTCTATTAAAAAATACACAGGGTTCGATCTACAAGAAATGGAAAAAGAGGAATTAAGAATAGTTTGTAAAAAATTGCATATAGAAGAAAATGTAAAAATGAGTAAATCCAAACTCATTGATAACATTTTTGAAGAAAAATGTGAAAAAAATTATATAAATCCTACTTTTATTATTGATTTTCCTATAGAAATGAGTCCTTTAACCAAAAAACATCGTTGTAAAAAAAATTTATCAGAACGTTTCGAACTTATTATAAATGGACAAGAAATTGCGAATGCTTATTCAGAACTTAATGATCCTATCGACCAAATGTATCGTTTTCGGGAACAAATAAAGTCAATAAAAAATGGAGACAAAAAAGATGAATCTATGTCTATTGATAAAGATTTCATACGAGCTTTGGAATTTGGAATGCCTCCTACTGCAGGAATTGGAATTGGAATCGATCGTTTGGTCATGTTACTAACTCAAAATAATTCTATTCAAGAAGTTTTACTTTTTCCACAAATGCGTCCAGAAAAAGTAATAAAAAAATAA
- the lipB gene encoding lipoyl(octanoyl) transferase LipB → MKKKILFFEDLGKKEYKETWKYQKKLFDDLIQKKENNKFYKKEAGYFLFVEHPHVYTIGKNGKKDNHLLVTSEFLKKINASFCKTDRGGDITYHGPGQLIGYPILNMDYFFTDIHKYLRMLEEVIIHFLWKNYGIIGERKKGRTGVWFHNQIGKSRKICAIGIRISRWVTMHGFALNVNTDLRYFDHIIPCGIYNQEVTSLKKELKKNDISFQEVKQMVKKSFQEIFDVEFVSMHHK, encoded by the coding sequence ATGAAAAAAAAAATACTTTTTTTCGAAGATTTAGGAAAAAAAGAATATAAAGAAACTTGGAAGTATCAAAAAAAATTATTTGATGATCTCATCCAAAAAAAAGAAAATAACAAATTTTATAAAAAAGAAGCAGGATATTTTCTTTTTGTAGAACATCCACATGTATACACTATAGGTAAAAATGGAAAAAAAGATAACCATTTATTGGTTACATCAGAATTTTTAAAAAAAATAAATGCTAGTTTTTGTAAAACAGATCGAGGAGGAGATATCACTTATCATGGACCTGGACAACTTATAGGATATCCCATTTTGAATATGGATTATTTTTTTACGGATATTCATAAATATCTTCGGATGTTAGAAGAAGTGATTATCCATTTTTTATGGAAAAATTATGGAATCATTGGAGAACGAAAGAAAGGAAGAACAGGAGTTTGGTTTCATAATCAAATAGGAAAATCAAGAAAAATATGTGCAATAGGAATTAGAATAAGTCGTTGGGTTACTATGCATGGATTTGCTTTAAATGTAAATACAGACTTACGGTATTTCGATCATATTATTCCTTGTGGAATTTATAATCAAGAAGTTACTTCTTTAAAAAAAGAATTAAAAAAAAATGATATCTCTTTTCAGGAGGTTAAACAGATGGTAAAAAAATCCTTTCAAGAAATTTTTGATGTAGAATTTGTTTCTATGCATCATAAATAA